A genome region from Planctomycetota bacterium includes the following:
- a CDS encoding glycosyltransferase → MGRRVLMLGWEFPPFITGGLGTACYGLTKALDRRGDDITFVLPKHIDGQYASHVKLLSPGTDLSHPSLPPPEAVHRDNVERQVVHQATDLIAAKMKEAMDPADVAAAAQAAGITSIGLPMTASAPYGSGPNSSMVRALLGSAALRKSLRLPDWLSAQTRTWLTHELALMDAIPESESTQQIQARAASSADYGGNLIQESEQYARFCLQATRGLRFDVIHAHDWLTYPAGLAVARATGRPLVVHVHSTEFDRSGEHVNQPLYNIERRGMHGAVRVITVSMLTRNLVVNRYGVNPNKVDVVYNGVDLDPAGTGVEPIRRSDKIVLYFGRITMQKGPEYFISAAKRVLDVMDGVKFVVAGNGDQAQHMIEMAASMGIGNKVLFTGFLRGKDIPKVFAMADLYVMPSVSEPFGIAPLEALGHRVPVLISRTSGVSEILTNALKCNFWDIDDMANKIVAVLRHPPLQRTLRDSGFFEVRGITWDGAAAKVDAVYERAISAVH, encoded by the coding sequence ATGGGTCGACGCGTGCTCATGCTGGGCTGGGAATTTCCACCGTTCATCACGGGCGGACTTGGCACGGCGTGCTACGGCCTGACCAAGGCGCTGGATCGTCGCGGCGACGACATCACCTTCGTGCTGCCCAAGCACATCGACGGACAGTACGCCAGCCACGTGAAGCTGCTCTCGCCCGGCACCGACCTTTCCCATCCGTCGCTGCCTCCGCCGGAGGCCGTGCACCGCGACAATGTCGAGCGGCAAGTCGTCCACCAGGCCACCGATCTGATCGCCGCGAAGATGAAGGAGGCGATGGATCCCGCCGACGTCGCTGCGGCGGCGCAGGCCGCGGGGATCACCTCCATCGGGCTGCCCATGACGGCCAGCGCGCCCTACGGCTCCGGTCCGAACTCCTCGATGGTGCGGGCACTGCTCGGCTCCGCGGCGCTGCGCAAGTCGCTCCGCCTGCCCGATTGGCTCAGCGCCCAGACGCGGACCTGGCTCACCCACGAGCTCGCCCTGATGGACGCGATTCCGGAGTCCGAATCCACGCAGCAGATCCAGGCCCGCGCCGCCTCCAGCGCCGACTACGGCGGCAACCTGATCCAGGAGAGCGAGCAATACGCGCGCTTCTGCCTGCAGGCGACCCGCGGTCTGCGCTTCGACGTGATCCACGCCCACGACTGGCTCACCTATCCCGCGGGCCTCGCGGTGGCGCGGGCCACCGGGCGACCGCTGGTGGTGCACGTGCACAGCACCGAGTTCGACCGCTCCGGCGAGCACGTCAACCAGCCGCTCTACAACATCGAGCGCCGCGGCATGCACGGCGCGGTTCGCGTGATCACCGTGAGCATGCTCACCCGCAATTTGGTGGTGAACCGCTACGGCGTGAATCCCAACAAGGTGGATGTGGTCTACAACGGCGTCGACCTGGATCCCGCCGGCACCGGCGTGGAGCCGATCCGCCGCTCCGACAAGATCGTTCTCTACTTCGGCCGCATCACCATGCAGAAGGGCCCGGAGTACTTCATCTCCGCGGCCAAGCGCGTGCTCGATGTGATGGATGGCGTGAAGTTCGTGGTGGCCGGCAACGGCGACCAGGCGCAGCACATGATCGAAATGGCCGCCTCCATGGGCATCGGCAACAAGGTGCTCTTCACCGGCTTCCTGCGCGGCAAGGACATCCCCAAGGTCTTCGCCATGGCCGACCTCTATGTCATGCCCAGCGTCAGCGAGCCCTTCGGCATTGCGCCCCTGGAGGCCCTGGGCCACCGCGTGCCGGTGCTCATCAGCCGCACCAGCGGCGTGAGCGAGATCCTGACCAACGCGCTCAAGTGCAATTTCTGGGACATCGACGACATGGCCAACAAGATCGTCGCCGTGCTGCGCCATCCGCCGCTGCAGCGGACGCTGCGCGACAGCGGCTTCTTCGAGGTGCGCGGGATCACCTGGGACGGCGCCGCGGCCAAGGTCGACGCGGTCTACGAGCGGGCCATCTCGGCGGTGCACTAG